One region of Oceanipulchritudo coccoides genomic DNA includes:
- a CDS encoding acyl-CoA thioesterase, which produces MSSVSCPLTIERRVEFSQTDAAGIIHFSNYFKLMEAAEAELFRELGLSLLWQEGDNFFGFPRVDCQCRFRRPLKFDEQVRVELEIEEIDSARIHYRFVFLNAKGRRCATGTMVTACAKKAHDGELEGIDLPRNIREALLNWKNQAS; this is translated from the coding sequence ATGAGTTCTGTATCCTGTCCGCTCACAATTGAGCGTCGCGTTGAGTTCTCCCAGACAGACGCGGCGGGAATTATCCATTTCTCCAACTATTTCAAGCTGATGGAAGCCGCCGAGGCGGAATTATTCCGTGAATTGGGGCTTTCCCTGCTTTGGCAGGAAGGAGACAATTTTTTCGGCTTTCCGCGGGTAGACTGCCAATGCCGGTTCCGGAGACCGCTCAAATTCGACGAGCAGGTACGTGTGGAATTGGAAATTGAGGAGATCGACTCGGCGAGAATCCATTACCGGTTCGTTTTCCTGAATGCAAAAGGCCGCCGCTGTGCAACTGGCACCATGGTCACTGCCTGTGCGAAAAAGGCCCATGATGGCGAACTCGAGGGGATCGACCTGCCCCGGAATATCCGTGAAGCCCTCTTAAATTGGAAAAATCAAGCGAGTTGA
- a CDS encoding 3'-5' exonuclease: MSPAIKITKEEINDLPLNAYEGPITIVDDDEKLAKALKELRKEKILGFDTESRPSFKKGQNYPASLIQLGGEHHIWLFQISNFASLDALWEILADEEIIKAGVAIADDIKKLQELQDFTPGGFVEIATLSTQAGILNTGLRSLAALLLGFRISKRAQVSNWAKNTLTDIQIQYAATDAWVSRELYLHMQQLSQRAAARAKTASS; the protein is encoded by the coding sequence ATGTCCCCCGCCATCAAGATCACTAAAGAGGAAATCAACGACCTGCCCCTTAACGCATACGAGGGTCCGATTACCATCGTCGACGACGATGAGAAACTGGCCAAGGCGCTGAAAGAACTGCGTAAGGAAAAGATCCTCGGCTTCGATACGGAGTCCCGACCATCTTTCAAGAAGGGCCAGAATTATCCGGCTTCCCTGATCCAATTGGGCGGGGAACATCATATCTGGCTCTTTCAGATCAGTAACTTTGCCAGTCTTGATGCCCTCTGGGAAATCCTTGCTGATGAAGAAATCATCAAAGCCGGGGTCGCCATTGCCGATGACATCAAGAAGCTTCAGGAACTGCAGGATTTTACTCCGGGAGGATTTGTCGAGATCGCCACCTTGAGCACGCAAGCTGGTATCCTCAACACCGGTCTGCGAAGCCTTGCCGCCCTGCTTCTGGGTTTTCGCATCTCAAAGCGCGCCCAGGTTTCCAATTGGGCCAAGAATACGCTCACCGATATTCAGATCCAATACGCGGCAACCGATGCCTGGGTCAGTCGGGAGCTCTACCTGCATATGCAACAGTTGAGCCAGCGGGCGGCTGCCAGGGCAAAGACCGCTTCCAGTTGA
- a CDS encoding EamA family transporter, which produces MWYLLAVSILWGFSFGLVKSEFSDLSGATLACTRLLIALPCFIPFLKRPYLRWTQPNIRLIFTGAVQYGLMYVALFNAFTWLTGYEVALLTIFTPLYVVLAHAVVKRQLPPGWFWWTSILAVMGALWIFQPQAIPAKWPGILLMQLANLCFASGQIAWRQIRAKQPTARDTDGYALLYLGGVLAALPFALLQNPVHELAQLSGSQWGALLYLGAIASGLGFFLWNAGAARVNPATLAVFNNLKIPVAILISINLFREQANLASLLPGLAILLIALGWAEWASRRQATKSS; this is translated from the coding sequence ATGTGGTACCTGCTCGCCGTTTCGATTCTCTGGGGCTTCTCCTTTGGGCTGGTCAAGTCAGAATTCTCAGACCTCAGCGGGGCTACTCTCGCCTGCACAAGGCTCCTGATCGCCCTCCCTTGCTTTATTCCTTTTCTCAAGCGGCCTTACCTCCGCTGGACGCAGCCCAATATCAGGCTGATCTTCACCGGCGCAGTCCAGTATGGACTGATGTATGTCGCCCTCTTCAACGCCTTCACATGGCTGACTGGATATGAGGTCGCCCTTCTGACTATTTTCACGCCCTTGTACGTTGTACTTGCCCATGCTGTAGTGAAAAGACAACTACCCCCGGGATGGTTCTGGTGGACTTCAATCCTTGCCGTCATGGGTGCGCTGTGGATTTTCCAGCCGCAGGCCATTCCGGCAAAATGGCCCGGAATCCTCCTCATGCAGTTGGCCAACCTCTGTTTTGCCTCGGGCCAGATTGCCTGGCGACAAATCCGTGCAAAGCAGCCAACTGCACGCGACACCGACGGATATGCCCTTCTTTATCTGGGGGGCGTACTCGCTGCCCTGCCTTTTGCTCTTCTCCAGAATCCCGTACATGAGCTGGCCCAGCTATCGGGATCCCAATGGGGTGCTTTGCTCTACCTCGGGGCAATTGCTTCCGGACTCGGCTTTTTCCTCTGGAATGCCGGGGCGGCACGCGTCAACCCAGCCACCCTGGCCGTCTTCAACAACCTCAAGATTCCTGTGGCCATCCTGATTTCCATCAACCTCTTCCGGGAACAGGCCAATCTGGCCAGCCTGCTTCCCGGACTGGCTATATTGTTGATCGCCCTTGGCTGGGCCGAATGGGCCAGCCGTCGACAAGCTACCAAGAGTAGCTGA
- a CDS encoding TonB-dependent receptor domain-containing protein, translated as MENWKRTSPETKGFLIALVLMTQAVAWSDPVVELTAFPVYAGSSLAGPDQVVGQLSERMEREVRVDLQSRGGSRYQNDISIRGGIFEGTGLMVGGLSLFDPQTGHYFSEIPLDPAFFSGAQLYTGVNNALNGFNSTAGSIDWSWAAIEPGGRLSFSLGSDNQWGLSAVVSEELDERTGLQLAVGRESGDGSVQFGDFDLTRVSGRIEWKLGSGTLRIFGGYVDKFYGWPSMYTGISSLNETDHYQVSLVGWQYETRGDRSFHRIGGYWRMLDDDYEFNRSAPNKFFEHETEVFSLQGDGAFSTAVVDFIYRWTLVKDDLISSTSLVNGSFSKREYGELALLGQRRIGTDFGELTLYGGMGIESSDQDSTVGSPQAGARLSGSLEDGSWTLYAEYSESSQVPGYTVLNSGPSGLFGGNPDLGREHAETIEAGFHAQQGNIAGKLVLFQRRDSNLVDWVFSSASPNARQAAPVDITVEGIEAWLSWSAGTTRLDLGYAYLDKESTYASNLVDPASFYALNYARHRLLASAEKELFKGLSVRAEVEYREHPSNALRAGGDEAFRLHLQADWDNFFHKDWRLVVRLDNLTDEKFQPIPGTPGPGREGRATLSYSW; from the coding sequence ATGGAAAATTGGAAAAGGACAAGCCCTGAGACAAAGGGTTTTCTCATAGCATTGGTGCTGATGACTCAGGCTGTGGCGTGGAGTGATCCAGTGGTGGAGCTGACCGCATTTCCGGTTTATGCCGGTTCAAGCCTTGCTGGCCCGGATCAGGTTGTTGGCCAGCTGAGCGAACGCATGGAACGGGAAGTCCGGGTGGATCTGCAAAGCCGCGGCGGTTCGCGCTATCAGAACGACATCTCCATCCGCGGAGGAATTTTTGAAGGAACCGGCCTCATGGTTGGTGGCCTGTCCCTTTTTGATCCCCAGACGGGGCACTACTTTTCGGAAATCCCCCTGGATCCGGCTTTTTTCAGTGGGGCGCAACTGTATACCGGGGTGAATAACGCGCTGAACGGTTTCAACTCGACGGCCGGTAGCATTGACTGGAGCTGGGCCGCCATTGAACCGGGGGGACGGCTGAGTTTCAGTCTTGGATCAGACAACCAATGGGGCCTTTCGGCCGTGGTGAGCGAGGAACTGGATGAAAGGACGGGTCTGCAACTGGCGGTTGGCCGTGAATCTGGTGATGGCAGTGTCCAGTTCGGGGATTTTGACCTGACCCGGGTCAGTGGCAGGATCGAGTGGAAATTGGGATCAGGCACCTTGCGGATATTTGGAGGGTACGTGGACAAGTTTTATGGTTGGCCGAGCATGTATACTGGGATTTCCAGCCTGAATGAAACGGACCATTATCAAGTAAGCCTCGTTGGCTGGCAGTATGAGACCCGTGGTGACCGAAGCTTTCACCGGATAGGTGGATACTGGCGCATGCTGGACGATGATTACGAATTCAACCGGAGCGCCCCGAACAAGTTCTTCGAGCACGAGACGGAAGTATTCAGCCTGCAGGGCGACGGGGCCTTTTCGACTGCCGTGGTGGATTTCATTTACCGGTGGACCCTCGTCAAGGATGACCTGATAAGCAGTACAAGCCTCGTCAATGGCAGTTTTTCAAAGCGTGAATACGGGGAGTTGGCCCTTTTGGGGCAGCGACGGATTGGGACAGATTTTGGGGAACTGACCCTTTACGGTGGCATGGGGATTGAAAGCAGTGACCAAGACTCCACAGTCGGCTCTCCTCAAGCGGGCGCTCGATTAAGTGGATCACTGGAAGACGGTTCATGGACTTTGTACGCTGAATATTCAGAGAGTAGTCAGGTTCCGGGTTACACCGTCCTGAATTCCGGACCGAGTGGCCTGTTCGGGGGCAATCCTGATCTAGGAAGGGAACATGCGGAAACGATTGAGGCCGGCTTTCATGCACAGCAGGGAAATATTGCGGGTAAGCTGGTCCTGTTCCAGCGCAGGGATTCCAATCTGGTCGATTGGGTCTTTTCATCAGCCTCCCCGAATGCCCGTCAGGCGGCCCCTGTGGATATTACCGTGGAGGGCATCGAGGCCTGGCTGAGCTGGAGTGCCGGGACGACGCGTCTTGATCTGGGTTACGCCTATCTGGACAAGGAATCCACCTACGCGAGTAACCTGGTCGATCCAGCCAGCTTCTATGCCTTGAATTATGCCCGTCATCGCCTGCTGGCTTCAGCGGAGAAGGAATTATTCAAGGGGCTCTCGGTGCGTGCCGAAGTGGAATACCGGGAGCATCCTTCAAACGCTCTGCGCGCTGGGGGGGATGAGGCCTTTCGCCTGCACCTGCAGGCAGATTGGGATAACTTTTTCCACAAAGACTGGCGGCTCGTTGTTCGATTGGACAACTTGACCGACGAGAAGTTCCAGCCGATCCCCGGTACGCCTGGACCGGGACGGGAAGGGCGGGCAACGCTCAGCTACTCTTGGTAG
- a CDS encoding cell division protein FtsZ: protein MEQPGFFPEQDPLVDDQLPDGGLRIKIIGVGGAGTNAVDRIKLEDLEQVHLTVVDTDSQVLSSSPVEESFLLGKTVTLGKSSGGSVEKGRMAAEADREFLQRLIKGVDLVFILSGLGGGTGSGAAPVLADLAAEEGALVIAFVAMPFQREGNARGERARNALETLQKSCHAVISLPNDLIFKQVDDSATLMEAFAMADKWIKLGVHSIWSMLFNTGLINVDFSTLQSALAQPGGKTLFGTGYGKGDDLVEQALDDLLNCPLLHLPDSGFVKDTDQLIVNLTGGPDLTMAMVNKVMDAVSEKFGCRNSIVMGASIDGSFYNQLRITVMGTLRRVPSVKGYDPVPSASIPPNEPVAPPLKRPAPELELSLPPDIGRKQQEEFAFPRPEDNRGVFEKTGRNIYEGDDLDIPTYLRREIKIPRG, encoded by the coding sequence ATGGAACAACCCGGATTTTTTCCCGAACAGGACCCGCTCGTCGACGACCAGTTGCCGGACGGAGGCTTGCGAATCAAAATTATTGGTGTTGGCGGAGCTGGAACAAATGCCGTTGACCGCATCAAGCTGGAGGATCTTGAACAAGTCCACCTGACGGTTGTTGATACCGACAGCCAGGTTCTTTCTTCCTCACCGGTCGAGGAGTCCTTCCTCCTTGGCAAGACGGTCACATTGGGCAAGAGCTCCGGTGGCTCGGTGGAAAAAGGGCGCATGGCGGCCGAGGCGGACCGGGAATTCCTGCAGCGCCTCATTAAAGGGGTCGATCTTGTCTTCATCCTTTCCGGATTAGGGGGTGGAACCGGGAGCGGGGCCGCCCCCGTGCTGGCCGATCTTGCCGCCGAGGAGGGCGCCCTTGTAATTGCTTTTGTCGCCATGCCCTTCCAGCGCGAAGGCAATGCCCGCGGTGAACGCGCCCGAAACGCCTTGGAAACCCTTCAGAAAAGTTGTCATGCGGTGATTTCCCTTCCCAACGATTTGATTTTCAAGCAAGTCGATGATTCTGCCACCTTGATGGAGGCGTTTGCCATGGCTGACAAGTGGATCAAACTCGGGGTGCACTCGATCTGGTCGATGCTCTTCAATACTGGGCTCATCAACGTCGACTTTTCCACCCTGCAAAGCGCGCTTGCTCAACCAGGCGGCAAAACGCTTTTCGGCACGGGCTATGGCAAAGGGGACGATCTCGTGGAGCAGGCTCTCGACGACCTTCTCAATTGCCCCCTTTTGCATCTGCCCGATTCAGGTTTTGTGAAGGACACCGATCAGCTGATTGTGAACCTGACCGGTGGGCCCGACCTGACAATGGCGATGGTCAACAAGGTCATGGATGCTGTTTCAGAGAAGTTTGGTTGCCGCAATTCCATTGTCATGGGGGCCTCGATCGATGGCAGCTTCTATAATCAGCTCCGCATTACCGTCATGGGGACACTCCGGCGGGTCCCCTCTGTAAAAGGGTACGACCCTGTTCCGTCCGCCAGCATTCCTCCGAATGAGCCGGTGGCTCCGCCCTTGAAACGTCCCGCTCCCGAGCTCGAGCTCAGTCTCCCTCCGGATATCGGCCGGAAACAGCAGGAGGAATTTGCTTTTCCCCGTCCGGAAGACAACCGCGGCGTCTTCGAAAAAACCGGCCGTAACATTTACGAGGGAGATGACCTCGATATTCCGACCTATCTCCGCCGGGAAATTAAGATTCCTCGTGGATAA
- the ftsA gene encoding cell division protein FtsA, producing MSRSKIVGAIEIGTSKVVVLVAEMSEGRMMNIIGRGQSTNVGMKKGQIMDIRSVSDCTHAAILAAERSAGTQIEHVYLSLTGSHLWGFRHPGATSISSSENLVSRNDILRAVENARNKALEPGEVYIHHIRNGFLLDGTPVDNPLGRSGSHLEVQYWHVVADERQVKDSINVINGFGLDVNDIVVSALASGTLLATEEEKRMGVLVVDIGKGTTDYVLYRGRRAVQTGVIPVGGDHVTNDLSLGLRVKSKLAEGLKKRSAKAIIQKEDRTQKVPLVGDLSIGDSFHSQLSINKITHARLEELFIILKNKLGSALTRKNLPGGVILTGGVSKTAQIAELAELTLDVPVSLGTSPSWVQHEELRQPEYATVLGLLYNALHDQQAEERDKGAKPQTKWLKKMTGFFG from the coding sequence ATGAGTCGGTCAAAAATAGTCGGAGCAATTGAAATAGGAACTTCAAAGGTGGTCGTCCTGGTGGCGGAAATGTCGGAAGGCAGAATGATGAACATCATCGGTCGCGGCCAATCCACGAATGTGGGGATGAAGAAGGGCCAGATCATGGATATCCGGAGCGTCAGCGATTGTACACATGCCGCCATTCTTGCCGCTGAACGATCCGCTGGAACCCAGATTGAGCATGTCTATTTATCCCTTACCGGGAGCCATTTGTGGGGATTCCGGCATCCGGGAGCAACGAGTATCAGCAGCAGTGAGAATTTGGTTTCCCGTAACGATATCCTGCGAGCAGTCGAAAACGCCAGAAACAAGGCCCTTGAACCGGGTGAAGTGTATATTCACCATATCCGCAATGGCTTTCTCCTCGACGGGACGCCGGTGGACAATCCCCTGGGGCGCAGTGGGTCACACCTTGAAGTTCAATACTGGCATGTCGTTGCTGACGAGCGTCAGGTCAAGGACAGCATCAATGTAATCAACGGCTTTGGACTTGATGTGAATGACATTGTCGTGTCGGCCTTGGCCTCCGGAACCTTGCTTGCAACGGAGGAGGAGAAACGCATGGGCGTCCTTGTCGTTGATATCGGCAAAGGGACGACTGATTACGTACTTTATCGTGGACGGCGGGCTGTTCAGACAGGTGTCATTCCCGTCGGTGGCGACCATGTAACCAATGATCTCAGTCTCGGGCTCCGGGTAAAAAGCAAGTTGGCGGAAGGATTGAAGAAGCGCTCTGCCAAGGCAATTATCCAGAAAGAAGACCGGACCCAGAAAGTTCCACTGGTTGGTGACTTGAGCATCGGGGACAGCTTTCATTCGCAACTTTCCATCAACAAGATTACGCATGCACGCCTTGAGGAATTGTTTATCATCCTCAAAAACAAACTCGGCAGCGCCCTCACGCGAAAAAATCTTCCGGGGGGTGTGATCCTGACGGGTGGTGTTTCAAAAACGGCCCAGATTGCTGAACTGGCTGAGCTCACCCTCGATGTTCCGGTCAGTCTTGGGACAAGTCCCTCCTGGGTGCAACATGAGGAGCTGCGGCAGCCTGAATATGCCACCGTGCTTGGACTCCTCTACAATGCCCTGCATGACCAACAGGCGGAAGAGCGCGACAAAGGCGCCAAGCCACAGACCAAGTGGCTCAAGAAAATGACAGGATTTTTTGGATAA
- a CDS encoding cell division protein FtsQ/DivIB, whose translation MARQKKPQGTSWRKIQQGTRRTNKTKASRQRQLVIIFRAALAVLLLAAIVVGVLGIRYFFTVSQTATIQGVPLSVDLVFKSDGVLSEQWFIEKFADELQEDARQIDVGQIKEELEASGQIASAVVAVALPSTMTVEVSERNPILRIRIRDENGEPLVLLLARDGSLYRGFGYPTDALRGLPGATGLKIRRKGDGYMPVEGIESVARLLEYAKETLPAVSRHWRVVDLGDWNTEDGYRPSLVRIKSAHIEELVFSVNGIEEQIERLAGILEHTQRYQMGQPVFIDLSYGEEAIIRYK comes from the coding sequence ATGGCCCGTCAGAAAAAGCCCCAAGGCACCTCATGGAGGAAAATCCAGCAAGGAACCCGGCGTACCAACAAAACCAAGGCCTCCAGGCAGCGCCAACTGGTGATTATTTTCCGAGCCGCCTTGGCGGTCCTGCTCTTGGCGGCAATCGTTGTCGGTGTTCTGGGTATCCGGTATTTTTTCACGGTTTCCCAAACTGCCACTATTCAGGGAGTGCCCCTTTCGGTGGATCTCGTCTTCAAGTCTGATGGTGTTTTGAGTGAGCAATGGTTCATCGAGAAATTCGCTGATGAGCTGCAGGAGGATGCCCGACAGATTGATGTGGGCCAGATCAAGGAGGAGTTGGAAGCTTCTGGGCAGATTGCTTCGGCCGTGGTAGCCGTCGCCCTTCCATCAACCATGACAGTGGAGGTTTCCGAGCGAAACCCCATCCTGCGTATCCGCATTCGCGATGAAAACGGTGAGCCTCTCGTTCTTCTCCTGGCCCGTGACGGGTCGTTGTATCGTGGATTTGGATATCCGACTGATGCCCTTCGCGGATTACCCGGTGCAACGGGATTGAAAATTCGTCGGAAAGGTGACGGATACATGCCGGTAGAGGGAATTGAATCCGTCGCGCGCCTGCTTGAGTACGCGAAGGAAACGCTTCCTGCAGTCTCCCGGCATTGGCGCGTCGTCGACCTTGGCGATTGGAATACGGAGGACGGTTATCGCCCATCTTTGGTGAGGATCAAGAGCGCCCACATCGAGGAATTGGTCTTTTCTGTAAACGGCATCGAGGAGCAAATCGAGCGGCTGGCGGGAATTCTTGAACATACACAACGCTACCAAATGGGACAACCGGTCTTCATTGACTTGTCTTACGGGGAAGAAGCTATTATCCGCTACAAATAA
- a CDS encoding D-alanine--D-alanine ligase family protein yields MDRKASIETAGLRIAVLCGGTGTEREVSLVSGQSVEAAITGLGLSCDLFDLSANTLPDSLDPTRHLVLPLVHGAFGEDGCLSAMLEDAGFAYAGCDMASSALCFDKFACKAVAARIGIPVAEDFLLLPGEPVPFENLAARLGQKMIIKPRLDGSSVGLHLVHDKSGFESLADELSSRDYLAESFLEGHDLTIGILNGKPLGVVAVFPDGGLYDYEHKYTSGLSRYEVPAEIEDAQRVRLEDWSARLFHACGCRDLARVDFRLGGNGELLFLEINTLPGMTPTSLLPKSASCLGFTFESLVLEWIGFALDRKQGRRSD; encoded by the coding sequence GCCGGATTACGAATTGCCGTGCTCTGCGGTGGTACGGGAACAGAGCGTGAGGTATCACTCGTTTCCGGTCAATCAGTTGAAGCGGCAATCACCGGCCTTGGTCTATCCTGCGACCTGTTTGATTTATCTGCCAATACGCTTCCGGATTCACTGGACCCCACTCGCCATCTGGTCCTTCCCCTGGTGCATGGAGCCTTCGGTGAAGACGGTTGCCTGAGTGCGATGCTCGAGGATGCCGGATTTGCGTATGCGGGATGCGACATGGCATCCAGCGCCCTCTGCTTTGACAAGTTTGCCTGCAAGGCTGTTGCGGCCCGCATTGGAATTCCCGTTGCGGAGGATTTTCTTCTCCTCCCGGGCGAACCTGTGCCATTTGAAAATCTAGCAGCCCGACTGGGACAAAAAATGATCATCAAGCCGCGACTGGATGGCAGCAGTGTTGGATTGCATCTGGTCCATGATAAATCCGGTTTTGAATCCCTTGCTGATGAACTTTCCAGTCGCGATTACCTTGCGGAAAGTTTCCTTGAGGGTCACGACCTGACCATTGGTATCCTGAATGGAAAACCCCTTGGCGTGGTAGCGGTTTTTCCGGATGGGGGATTATACGATTACGAACATAAATACACCTCCGGGCTTAGCCGTTATGAGGTGCCCGCAGAAATCGAGGATGCCCAGAGAGTTCGCCTGGAGGATTGGTCAGCACGGTTATTCCATGCCTGCGGTTGCCGCGATCTTGCCCGTGTGGATTTCCGGCTTGGGGGAAACGGCGAACTCCTTTTTCTTGAAATCAATACGCTCCCTGGAATGACACCGACCAGCCTACTACCAAAATCAGCCAGCTGTCTTGGGTTCACTTTTGAATCACTTGTTCTTGAATGGATTGGGTTTGCCCTTGATCGAAAACAGGGAAGGAGGAGCGATTGA